A window from Actinomycetospora corticicola encodes these proteins:
- the rho gene encoding transcription termination factor Rho encodes MTETDVITSDAAPAGTERRRRGGVSGMVLAELRELAGTLGIADTTGMRRGDLIEEIKKRQSGAAQLPLGEGPAEEAAAAEETAVEAAPAEEKPRRRSARRRAGTPEAGAEEPTEALSTAEAVTAATDAPAADADAAVGQAPTEPATEQPGTAPVAEDAPTEKPARRRRSARRDAGPAAGSDDAATEAPEAAEATVAAPAEAPEQAPREDGGRRDRRSGRQDERQDTDRQATGQPDTEQSDGDRQDTDRQDTDRQGRDERGGRDRQGRGDRDRGGRDQQDRDQQQDRDQGGRDQQDRDADDDADGDRGGRRRNGRDRQQRDQGRDQQGRDQGGRDQQGQGQQQGQPRADEDDDDEDGGGRRRGRRFRDRRRNRNERGGNGTGNGSGQGAPQDTREPEVRDDDVLIPVAGILDVLDNYAFVRTSGYMAGPNDVYVSLSLVRKYGLRRGDAVTGQVRQQRENEQNRQKFNPLVRVDSINGLDPEQAKRRPEFTKLTPLYPNERLRLETEPHLLSTRVIDLVMPVGKGQRALIVSPPKAGKTMVLQAIANAITTNNPEVHLMVVLVDERPEEVTDMQRTVKGEVIASTFDRPPSDHTSVAELSIERAKRLVEQGHDVVVLLDSITRLGRAYNLAAPASGRILSGGVDSTALYPPKRFLGAARNIEDGGSLTIFATALVETGSTMDTVIFEEFKGTGNAELKLDRKLADKRIFPAIDADASSTRKEELLLSPDERAVTHKLRRVLAALDSQQAIELILDRLRKTRTNIEFLMSVAKTMPTKDDD; translated from the coding sequence GTGACCGAAACCGACGTCATCACCTCCGACGCCGCCCCCGCCGGCACCGAACGCCGCCGCCGTGGAGGTGTGTCCGGGATGGTGCTCGCCGAGCTGCGCGAGCTCGCCGGGACGCTCGGCATCGCCGACACCACCGGCATGCGCCGCGGCGACCTCATCGAGGAGATCAAGAAGCGGCAGTCCGGTGCCGCGCAGCTCCCCCTCGGCGAGGGACCGGCCGAGGAGGCCGCCGCGGCCGAGGAGACCGCCGTCGAGGCGGCCCCGGCCGAGGAGAAGCCCCGCCGGCGCTCCGCCCGTCGTCGCGCCGGCACGCCCGAGGCCGGCGCGGAGGAGCCCACCGAGGCCCTGAGCACGGCCGAGGCGGTCACCGCCGCCACCGACGCGCCCGCGGCGGACGCCGACGCGGCCGTCGGGCAGGCGCCGACCGAGCCGGCCACCGAGCAGCCCGGCACCGCACCGGTCGCCGAGGACGCGCCGACGGAGAAGCCCGCGCGCCGCCGTCGCAGCGCCCGGCGTGACGCCGGCCCCGCGGCCGGCTCCGACGACGCCGCCACCGAGGCGCCCGAGGCCGCGGAGGCCACCGTCGCGGCTCCGGCCGAGGCCCCGGAGCAGGCCCCCCGCGAGGACGGCGGTCGACGCGACCGCCGGTCCGGCCGGCAGGACGAGCGCCAGGACACCGACCGTCAGGCCACCGGGCAGCCGGACACCGAGCAGTCGGACGGCGACCGCCAGGACACCGACCGCCAGGACACCGACCGTCAGGGTCGGGACGAGCGGGGTGGCCGCGACCGTCAGGGCCGCGGCGACCGCGACCGGGGCGGCCGGGACCAGCAGGACCGTGACCAGCAGCAGGACCGCGACCAGGGCGGCCGCGACCAGCAGGACCGCGACGCCGACGACGACGCCGACGGTGACCGCGGCGGACGCCGCCGCAACGGCCGCGACCGTCAGCAGCGCGACCAGGGACGTGACCAGCAGGGCCGTGACCAGGGCGGCCGCGACCAGCAGGGCCAGGGGCAGCAGCAGGGCCAGCCGCGCGCCGACGAGGACGACGACGACGAGGACGGCGGCGGCCGTCGCCGCGGCCGGCGCTTCCGCGACCGTCGCCGCAACCGCAACGAGCGCGGCGGCAACGGGACCGGGAACGGCAGCGGCCAGGGCGCCCCGCAGGACACCCGCGAGCCGGAGGTCCGGGACGACGACGTCCTCATCCCGGTCGCCGGCATCCTCGACGTGCTGGACAACTACGCGTTCGTCCGCACCTCGGGCTACATGGCCGGCCCGAACGACGTCTACGTGTCGCTCTCGCTCGTGCGCAAGTACGGGCTGCGCCGTGGCGACGCCGTCACCGGCCAGGTCCGCCAGCAGCGCGAGAACGAGCAGAACCGGCAGAAGTTCAATCCGCTGGTGCGCGTCGACTCGATCAACGGGCTGGACCCGGAGCAGGCGAAGCGCCGTCCCGAGTTCACCAAGCTGACGCCGCTCTACCCCAACGAGCGGCTGCGCCTCGAGACCGAGCCGCACCTGCTGTCCACCCGCGTGATCGACCTGGTCATGCCGGTCGGCAAGGGACAGCGCGCCCTCATCGTGTCGCCGCCGAAGGCCGGCAAGACGATGGTGCTGCAGGCGATCGCCAACGCGATCACCACGAACAACCCCGAGGTCCACCTCATGGTCGTGCTCGTCGACGAGCGCCCGGAGGAGGTCACCGACATGCAGCGGACCGTGAAGGGCGAGGTCATCGCCTCGACCTTCGACCGGCCGCCGTCGGACCACACCTCGGTCGCCGAGCTGTCGATCGAGCGCGCGAAGCGCCTGGTGGAGCAGGGCCACGACGTCGTCGTGCTGCTCGACTCGATCACCCGCCTCGGCCGGGCCTACAACCTGGCCGCGCCGGCGTCGGGCCGCATCCTGTCCGGCGGCGTCGACTCGACGGCGCTCTACCCGCCGAAGCGGTTCCTCGGCGCGGCGCGCAACATCGAGGACGGCGGGTCGCTCACCATCTTCGCGACGGCGCTGGTCGAGACCGGCTCGACGATGGACACGGTGATCTTCGAGGAGTTCAAGGGCACCGGCAACGCCGAGCTCAAGCTCGACCGGAAGCTCGCCGACAAGCGGATCTTCCCGGCGATCGACGCCGACGCCTCGTCCACGCGCAAGGAGGAGCTGCTCCTCTCGCCGGACGAGCGCGCCGTGACGCACAAGCTGCGTCGGGTGCTGGCCGCGCTGGACTCGCAGCAGGCGATCGAGCTGATCCTCGACCGACTCCGCAAGACGCGCACCAACATCGAGTTCCTCATGTCGGTCGCGAAGACGATGCCGACGAAGGACGACGACTGA
- the thrC gene encoding threonine synthase, whose amino-acid sequence MPNVQDGWDVITLREGGTPLLPAPHLSALTGCEVHLKVEGANPTGSFKDRGMTVAMTEAAASGAKAVICASTGNTSASAAAYAARTDMTCAVLVPQGKIALGKLAQATAHGARILQLEGNFDACLELARKAAEEHPIALVNSVNPARIEGQKTASFEICDQLGRAPDLHVLPVGNAGNITAYWRGYTEYHRDGVVEATPEMHGVQAAGAAPLVNGAPVRQPETIATAIRIGSPASWDGAVAARDESGGRITAVDDDAILAAYRLLAAREGVFVEPASAASVAGLLARSAAGELTAGRLVVCTVTGHGLKDPGTALADVPEPVVVPERVDAVADALGLG is encoded by the coding sequence ATGCCGAACGTGCAGGACGGCTGGGACGTCATCACCCTCCGCGAGGGCGGGACGCCGCTGCTCCCCGCGCCGCACCTGTCCGCGCTGACCGGCTGCGAGGTCCACCTCAAGGTCGAGGGCGCGAACCCCACCGGGTCGTTCAAGGACCGCGGGATGACGGTCGCCATGACCGAGGCCGCCGCGAGCGGGGCGAAGGCCGTCATCTGCGCCTCGACCGGCAACACCTCCGCGTCGGCCGCCGCCTACGCCGCCCGCACCGACATGACCTGCGCGGTGCTCGTGCCGCAGGGCAAGATCGCGCTGGGCAAGCTCGCCCAGGCGACCGCGCACGGGGCGCGCATCCTGCAGCTCGAGGGCAACTTCGACGCCTGTCTCGAGCTCGCCCGCAAGGCGGCCGAGGAGCACCCGATCGCCCTGGTGAACTCGGTCAACCCCGCGCGCATCGAGGGCCAGAAGACGGCGTCGTTCGAGATCTGCGACCAGCTCGGCCGCGCTCCCGACCTGCACGTCCTCCCGGTCGGCAACGCCGGCAACATCACCGCCTACTGGCGCGGCTACACCGAGTACCACCGCGACGGCGTCGTCGAGGCCACGCCCGAGATGCACGGGGTGCAGGCGGCGGGCGCCGCGCCGCTGGTGAACGGGGCGCCGGTGCGTCAGCCGGAGACCATCGCGACCGCCATCCGGATCGGCTCGCCCGCCTCCTGGGACGGCGCCGTCGCCGCGCGGGACGAGTCCGGCGGGCGCATCACGGCCGTCGACGACGACGCGATCCTCGCCGCGTACCGCCTGCTCGCCGCCCGCGAGGGCGTGTTCGTCGAGCCCGCGTCGGCGGCGTCGGTGGCGGGGCTGCTCGCGCGCTCCGCCGCGGGGGAGCTCACGGCGGGTCGCCTGGTCGTCTGCACCGTGACCGGGCACGGCCTCAAGGACCCGGGGACGGCGCTCGCCGACGTGCCCGAGCCCGTCGTCGTCCCGGAGCGGGTCGACGCCGTGGCCGACGCCCTCGGGCTGGGCTGA
- the thrB gene encoding homoserine kinase — protein MSGSVRVRVPATSANLGPGFDSLGLALGLHDEIELTELDGGRSVVEVHGEGVGRVPRDERHLVLKAACATYELAGVDRPPLHLTCHNAIPHSRGLGSSASAAVAGIVAACALLGPGKAPDDEAVLDLAARFDGHADNVAACLYGGLVVTWCSAGSFRAAHLEPHPDVVPVAFVSAHSSSTEATRGLLPDRVPHGDAAFTASRAALVVHALTRAPDLLLPATEDRLHQPYRRPAYPATAELVDALRSAGVPATVSGAGPTVLALTTGEPLPEGLPTSGFETVRLPIDTAGAVVTG, from the coding sequence GTGTCGGGCAGCGTCCGGGTCCGCGTCCCGGCCACCTCGGCCAACCTGGGGCCGGGGTTCGACTCGCTCGGACTCGCCCTGGGTCTGCACGACGAGATCGAGCTGACCGAGCTCGACGGCGGTCGCAGCGTCGTCGAGGTGCACGGCGAGGGGGTCGGACGGGTGCCGCGCGACGAGCGGCACCTCGTGCTCAAGGCGGCCTGCGCCACCTACGAGCTGGCCGGCGTGGACCGGCCGCCCCTGCACCTGACCTGCCACAACGCCATCCCGCACAGCCGCGGCCTCGGGTCCTCCGCGTCCGCCGCGGTCGCCGGGATCGTCGCCGCCTGCGCGCTGCTCGGCCCCGGCAAGGCTCCCGACGACGAGGCCGTGCTCGACCTGGCGGCACGTTTCGACGGCCACGCGGACAACGTCGCGGCCTGCCTGTACGGCGGCCTCGTCGTCACCTGGTGCAGCGCGGGGTCCTTCCGCGCCGCGCACCTCGAGCCGCACCCGGACGTGGTGCCGGTCGCGTTCGTCTCCGCGCACTCCAGCTCGACCGAGGCGACCCGCGGCCTGCTGCCGGACCGGGTGCCCCACGGCGACGCCGCGTTCACCGCGTCCCGCGCCGCGCTGGTGGTGCACGCGCTCACGCGGGCACCGGACCTGCTGCTCCCCGCGACCGAGGACCGGTTGCACCAGCCCTATCGCCGTCCGGCCTACCCGGCGACGGCCGAGCTGGTCGACGCGCTGCGGTCGGCGGGGGTGCCCGCCACGGTGTCGGGCGCCGGTCCGACCGTGCTCGCGCTGACGACGGGGGAGCCGCTCCCGGAGGGCCTCCCCACCAGCGGGTTCGAGACGGTCCGCCTCCCGATCGACACCGCCGGGGCCGTCGTCACGGGCTGA